From a single Diabrotica undecimpunctata isolate CICGRU unplaced genomic scaffold, icDiaUnde3 ctg00001720.1, whole genome shotgun sequence genomic region:
- the LOC140431697 gene encoding uncharacterized protein, which yields MFSKGEHVTLYTLKQKLEEVDEVKISISALQRVLKVLKFRWVNCNISNRKYLMEQTHVTLKRLQFLKAYKENEMDGYPFKPVFLDETWIFSKGGFRKSWQDGSSYAVRKKSGEGVRYIVLHAGSENGFINNCELIFKSGSKSGDYHDSMNSDNFEKWFVHQLLPNLEEPSLIIMDNASYHSTLLEKIPNASWTKHSLIEWLTNRNINYSMSMMKFELMAIVKKHLPEKIFKYV from the exons ATGTTTAGTAAAG GTGAGCATGTAACTCTCTATACACTAAAACAAAAGCTCGAGGAAGTGGATGAGGTTAAAATTTCGATTTCTGCACTTCAGCGagttttaaaagtattaaaattcaGATGGGTGAATTGTAATATTTCAAACAGGAAGTATTTAATGGAGCAAACACATGTTACATTAAAGAGACTCCAGTTCTTAAAAGCGTACAAAGAGAACGAAATGGATGGATACCCCTTTAAACCAGTTTTCCTGGATGAGACGTGGATATTTAGTAAAGGAGGATTCCGGAAGAGCTGGCAAGATGGCAGTAGTTATGCAGTCCGAAAGAAGAGTGGAGAAGGTGTACGATACATTGTCCTTCATGCAGGTTCTGAAAATGGGTTTATTAATAACTGTGAACTCATTTTCAAAAGTGGAAGTAAATCTGGTGACTACCATGATTCGATGAATTcagataattttgaaaaatggtttgtgCATCAGCTTTTACCAAACTTAGAAGAACCTTCGTTGattataatggacaatgcatcgtaccatTCAACTTTACTTGAAAAAATTCCAAATGCAAGTTGGACCAAACATTCTTTAATAGAATGGTTGACAAACCGTAATATCAATTATTCAATGTCTATGATGAAATTTGAGTTAATGGCTATTGTAAAGAAGCATTTAccagaaaaaatatttaagtacgtataa